A DNA window from Myxococcota bacterium contains the following coding sequences:
- a CDS encoding molybdopterin-dependent oxidoreductase — translation MGDFDRRDFLKLVGTSAGAAAAAGCAELPEKLIPYVVQPEEITPGLPVIYASTCQECAGGCGFHVKTREGRPIKYNGNPEHPINRGYLCSKGQASIGRTYHPDRYRGPMQRGADGTYTPVAWEEALAKLSRSVAGAGSKVAVFGAPVGPTLGDLIDQWLVVAGGGTRITYDPFAPEALIHATEAVFGVASQPIFDLSETDLVIDFGSDGLSTGLSPVEHTYQLMAARDVESEAGRKARLVYVGPRLDETAGASDEWLPAKPGTEGLLALSIASEAVASIRRRGGSLDAAAEALVGRLSGFEAAKIAKISEVPEATIRRLGVALANAKRPAALPPGVALTSRRATATNAAVLILNTVIGALGKTLTIPPVTGTPTPFREVARLIDAMRSGDVDVLVVHGSNPLHSLPKDAGFAEALEKVKLVVSTASMPDETSMRAHLVLPDHTTAESWGDAAPRDGVISLVQPTLRPLYDTRAFGDVLLESGRQIGGESGGTLPKGSFREVIEAAWSHTDWRAALQRGGVFRPPASAELDPGAGLASLEWREPQLEGEGTFTVLPVPSPMLGDGSGANLPLLQEIPDPITKVAWQSWAEISLDMADQLGVGVGDILWVETTYGRIEVPAWPRGGVRDDVIAIAFGQGHTVGRWASMAPEGELTGPARGVNVNEILPALTDESGGRAFLAVKAKVTNSGDYRRLPFTQATDNKRGRMLGESISLVALAKGGESPWAANEVAGQPHGGGHGDDHGAAKDDHGAAAAAHGDAGHGEGHGDGHGGSHEILRAFDPVDDSAPEDPYRWGMAVDLDRCTGCNACVVSCHIENNIPVVGEEGVLRSRQMSWMRIERFIGEGEQSFKTGRPGPQNHEELGNVDVRNSPMMCQQCGAAPCEPVCPVYATYHTESGLNGMIYNRCIGTRYCANNCPYKVRRFNWFDYQIEGWPEPMGLGLNPDVTVRGQGVMEKCTFCIQTIQATRQAAADEGRDVLGPGEVQTACQSSCASGAITFDNLKLPGNTATAKVDANKSRAYHALHVLNVRPAITYLAKVAREEGHEG, via the coding sequence ATGGGCGATTTCGACCGACGAGACTTTCTGAAGCTGGTAGGGACCAGCGCAGGTGCGGCAGCCGCCGCGGGCTGCGCAGAGTTGCCCGAGAAGCTGATCCCGTACGTGGTGCAGCCCGAGGAGATCACCCCCGGTCTGCCCGTGATCTATGCGTCGACCTGCCAGGAGTGCGCCGGCGGCTGCGGGTTCCACGTCAAGACCCGCGAAGGCCGACCGATCAAGTACAACGGAAATCCCGAGCATCCCATCAACCGGGGCTATCTCTGCTCGAAGGGACAGGCTTCGATCGGGCGTACCTATCACCCGGACCGCTATCGCGGCCCGATGCAGCGCGGAGCCGACGGCACCTACACACCGGTCGCGTGGGAAGAGGCTCTGGCAAAGCTGTCCCGCTCGGTTGCGGGTGCAGGCTCGAAGGTCGCGGTGTTCGGGGCGCCGGTGGGCCCGACGCTCGGCGATCTGATCGATCAATGGCTCGTCGTCGCAGGCGGTGGAACTCGGATCACCTACGACCCGTTTGCGCCTGAGGCACTGATCCACGCCACCGAGGCCGTCTTCGGTGTGGCATCGCAGCCCATCTTCGACCTCTCCGAGACCGACCTGGTGATCGACTTCGGCTCGGACGGGCTCAGCACCGGGCTTTCTCCGGTCGAGCACACCTACCAGCTGATGGCCGCGCGGGACGTCGAGAGCGAGGCGGGCCGCAAGGCGCGGCTCGTCTACGTCGGTCCCCGGCTCGACGAGACGGCGGGTGCCTCGGACGAGTGGCTACCGGCGAAGCCGGGCACCGAAGGGCTGCTCGCGCTGTCGATCGCCTCCGAAGCCGTGGCTTCGATCCGGCGGCGCGGCGGAAGCCTGGACGCTGCGGCCGAGGCCCTCGTGGGCCGGCTCTCGGGTTTCGAGGCGGCCAAGATCGCGAAGATCTCCGAGGTGCCCGAGGCCACGATTCGCCGCCTCGGCGTCGCGCTCGCGAACGCCAAGCGTCCCGCGGCCTTGCCTCCGGGCGTCGCGCTCACGAGTCGTCGCGCGACCGCCACGAACGCCGCGGTCCTGATCCTCAACACCGTGATCGGAGCGCTGGGCAAGACCCTGACGATTCCCCCGGTTACGGGCACGCCGACTCCGTTCCGTGAGGTGGCCCGGCTGATCGACGCGATGCGATCGGGCGACGTCGACGTGCTCGTCGTTCACGGCTCGAATCCCCTCCATTCGCTCCCGAAGGACGCCGGGTTCGCCGAGGCGCTCGAAAAGGTGAAGCTGGTGGTCTCCACGGCTTCGATGCCCGACGAGACGTCGATGCGCGCTCACCTGGTGCTCCCCGATCACACGACGGCAGAAAGCTGGGGCGACGCCGCACCCCGGGATGGCGTGATCAGTCTCGTCCAGCCCACCCTGCGACCGCTCTACGACACGCGCGCCTTCGGCGACGTGCTGCTCGAGTCGGGGCGGCAGATCGGCGGCGAGTCCGGTGGCACGCTGCCGAAGGGCAGCTTCCGCGAAGTGATCGAAGCCGCTTGGAGTCACACCGACTGGCGCGCAGCGCTGCAGCGCGGCGGTGTGTTCCGGCCGCCTGCTTCGGCGGAGCTCGACCCGGGCGCTGGTCTGGCGAGCCTCGAGTGGCGCGAGCCGCAGCTCGAGGGGGAAGGGACCTTCACGGTCCTGCCGGTTCCCTCGCCGATGCTCGGCGACGGGAGCGGCGCGAACCTGCCTCTTCTCCAGGAGATTCCCGACCCCATCACGAAGGTGGCCTGGCAGTCCTGGGCAGAGATCAGCCTCGACATGGCTGACCAGCTTGGCGTGGGCGTCGGCGACATTCTCTGGGTCGAGACGACCTACGGGCGCATCGAGGTGCCGGCCTGGCCCCGCGGTGGCGTGCGCGACGACGTGATCGCGATCGCTTTCGGACAGGGACACACGGTCGGGCGCTGGGCGTCGATGGCACCGGAAGGCGAGCTGACCGGTCCTGCCCGCGGCGTGAACGTCAACGAGATCCTGCCGGCACTCACGGACGAGAGCGGTGGACGCGCGTTCCTGGCCGTGAAGGCGAAGGTCACCAACAGCGGCGACTACCGACGCTTGCCCTTCACCCAGGCCACCGACAACAAGCGCGGACGGATGCTCGGCGAGAGCATCTCTCTGGTGGCACTCGCCAAGGGAGGCGAAAGCCCCTGGGCCGCGAACGAGGTGGCTGGACAGCCCCACGGTGGCGGTCATGGCGACGACCACGGCGCGGCGAAGGACGATCACGGCGCGGCCGCCGCCGCCCACGGCGACGCGGGACACGGCGAAGGTCACGGCGACGGCCACGGTGGCTCGCACGAGATCCTGCGGGCGTTCGACCCGGTCGACGACTCGGCTCCCGAAGATCCGTATCGATGGGGCATGGCGGTCGACCTGGACCGCTGCACGGGGTGCAACGCGTGCGTCGTCTCCTGCCACATCGAGAACAACATCCCGGTCGTCGGCGAAGAGGGCGTACTGCGCTCGCGCCAGATGAGCTGGATGCGCATCGAGCGCTTCATCGGTGAGGGCGAGCAGTCGTTCAAGACCGGTCGACCGGGCCCTCAGAACCACGAAGAGCTCGGCAACGTCGACGTTCGCAATTCGCCGATGATGTGCCAGCAGTGCGGCGCCGCGCCTTGCGAGCCCGTCTGCCCGGTCTACGCGACCTACCACACCGAGTCGGGCCTCAACGGCATGATCTACAACCGCTGCATCGGCACGCGCTACTGCGCGAACAACTGCCCTTACAAGGTGCGGCGCTTCAACTGGTTCGACTACCAGATCGAGGGCTGGCCGGAGCCGATGGGTCTCGGGCTGAACCCGGACGTGACGGTCCGTGGCCAGGGCGTGATGGAGAAGTGCACCTTCTGCATCCAGACGATCCAGGCGACCCGTCAGGCTGCGGCGGACGAGGGTCGCGACGTGCTCGGACCGGGTGAGGTCCAGACGGCCTGCCAGAGCAGCTGTGCATCGGGGGCCATCACCTTCGACAACCTCAAACTCCCCGGCAACACCGCGACCGCCAAGGTCGACGCCAACAAGAGCCGCGCCTACCACGCGCTCCACGTTCTCAATGTGCGACCGGCCATCACCTACCTGGCGAAGGTCGCTCGCGAAGAAGGACACGAGGGATGA
- a CDS encoding DUF3341 domain-containing protein, producing MPTLMGVFEQPDHIAAAATRLRDRGYDKMETYSPAPFPEVDDAVHPEPSPVRRFTLVGGLLGVVTGYALTLWMSNDWPIMLGGKPFSSIPPYTIIAFELTILFGGVLTVVGLFIMAGLGKFQLDPHYHPRFSGEEFGLVVECRERDVPEIDGLLRDHHATEVSLVDSQ from the coding sequence ATGCCGACCCTGATGGGCGTCTTCGAACAGCCCGACCACATCGCGGCAGCAGCGACACGCCTGCGCGATCGCGGCTATGACAAGATGGAGACATACTCTCCCGCGCCGTTCCCGGAAGTGGACGACGCCGTGCACCCCGAGCCGAGCCCCGTGCGCCGGTTCACCCTGGTGGGCGGCCTGCTCGGGGTGGTCACCGGCTACGCACTCACCCTGTGGATGTCGAACGACTGGCCGATCATGCTGGGCGGGAAGCCGTTCTCGTCGATCCCGCCGTACACGATCATCGCCTTCGAGCTGACGATCCTCTTCGGCGGTGTGCTGACCGTGGTGGGTCTCTTCATCATGGCCGGCCTCGGGAAGTTCCAGCTCGACCCGCACTACCACCCCCGCTTCTCCGGGGAGGAGTTCGGTCTGGTCGTCGAGTGTCGCGAGCGCGACGTGCCGGAGATCGACGGTCTGCTCCGCGACCACCACGCGACGGAGGTGAGCCTTGTCGACTCTCAGTGA
- a CDS encoding acyl-CoA dehydrogenase family protein — MPISFDLTDNTRTAQAHYRKMAAEQMRPISRKYDLEEHTLPTEWVDYFWKEGRSGPQGMKLDAPGDGFVQVCVQAEELCWGDAGLYLRMPTAALGGSAVAAAGTPEQKARFLAPFKGEGEPVWGAMAITEPAAGSDSAAIQTTADLDGDAYVLNGTKIFCTAGEGAATFEGGFVAVWATVDKSAGRGGIKAFVVPAGTPGMRLVGCEKKLGIRASDTATLVFENCRVPKENLLGRAEVKKKGPKSSGDKGFKGAMATFDASRPIVAAMAVGVGRAALDTVLEELERQGVALRYDAGPHAQTAVERDVIEMEAELQAARLLTWRAATMMNQGKPNNLEASMAKAKAGLAVTKITQKAVEILGPAGYSKKLLVEKWMRDAKINDIYEGTQQINQLIVARRILDYPSSMLR; from the coding sequence ATGCCGATCTCCTTCGATCTCACCGACAACACCCGCACCGCCCAGGCGCACTACCGGAAGATGGCGGCCGAACAGATGCGGCCGATCTCGCGGAAGTACGACCTCGAAGAGCACACACTCCCGACCGAATGGGTCGACTACTTCTGGAAGGAAGGCCGCAGCGGACCGCAGGGCATGAAGCTCGACGCCCCGGGAGACGGCTTCGTCCAGGTGTGCGTGCAGGCCGAAGAACTCTGCTGGGGCGACGCGGGCCTGTATCTGCGCATGCCGACGGCGGCGCTGGGCGGATCGGCGGTCGCGGCTGCCGGCACCCCCGAACAGAAGGCGCGCTTCCTTGCACCGTTCAAGGGCGAGGGCGAGCCGGTCTGGGGCGCGATGGCGATCACCGAGCCCGCGGCGGGCTCCGACTCCGCCGCGATCCAGACGACGGCCGACCTCGACGGCGACGCATACGTGCTGAACGGAACGAAGATCTTCTGCACCGCCGGCGAAGGCGCAGCCACCTTCGAAGGGGGCTTCGTCGCGGTCTGGGCCACCGTCGACAAGTCGGCGGGACGCGGCGGGATCAAGGCGTTCGTGGTTCCCGCCGGGACGCCGGGCATGCGTCTGGTCGGCTGCGAGAAGAAGCTCGGCATCCGGGCGTCGGACACGGCCACCCTCGTCTTCGAGAACTGTCGGGTCCCGAAGGAAAACCTGCTCGGCCGGGCCGAGGTCAAGAAGAAGGGCCCGAAGTCGTCGGGGGACAAGGGCTTCAAGGGCGCGATGGCGACCTTCGATGCGAGCCGACCGATCGTCGCGGCGATGGCCGTCGGTGTCGGGCGCGCGGCCCTCGACACCGTGCTCGAAGAACTCGAACGCCAGGGGGTCGCGCTGCGCTACGACGCAGGCCCCCACGCCCAGACGGCGGTCGAGCGCGACGTCATCGAGATGGAGGCCGAACTCCAGGCCGCACGGCTCCTCACCTGGCGCGCCGCGACGATGATGAACCAGGGCAAGCCCAACAACCTCGAAGCGTCGATGGCGAAGGCGAAGGCGGGCCTGGCCGTCACCAAGATCACCCAGAAGGCCGTCGAGATCCTCGGCCCCGCGGGTTACTCGAAGAAGCTGCTCGTCGAGAAGTGGATGCGCGACGCGAAGATCAACGATATCTACGAGGGCACTCAGCAGATCAATCAGCTGATCGTCGCCCGGCGTATCCTCGACTATCCATCCAGCATGCTCCGCTGA
- the nrfD gene encoding NrfD/PsrC family molybdoenzyme membrane anchor subunit, protein MTPPPPAESVAAMIRPTPVMNDSKVNRDLLRVMEGASIGWIVLLHIAVFFMLAAGATWVYQVYKGLGIGGYAHPVFWGAYIVTFVFWVGIAHAGTLISAILFLFRAKWRNAINRSAEAMTVFAVLTAAQFLGIHVGRMWKSYFILPYPNQRALWVNFKSPLLWDTFAITTYATISILFLFVGLIPDFAIARDRATGWRKGLYTVLALGWQGKSRQWKSHNRTVLHLSGLATPLVLSVHSVVSWDFAMSIVPGWHATVFAPYFVAGAIFSGFAMVLTMMIPVRRIFGLEEYITDYHFENMSRFILLTSIIVSYAYAAEYFVAWYSGVEAEQSSFWLRAFGPYWISTWVMIICNGVVPQILWFKWARTHIPTLFVVSVLINIGMWFERYVIIISGLSREYDPAVWGVYTPSWAELIIVAGSFGFFCQFFLLALKVIPMIAIAEVKELEIHAKAHGEGGH, encoded by the coding sequence ATGACGCCGCCGCCGCCCGCCGAATCGGTCGCTGCCATGATCCGGCCCACGCCGGTCATGAATGATTCGAAGGTCAACCGCGACCTTCTCCGCGTAATGGAAGGAGCTTCGATCGGTTGGATCGTCCTGCTCCACATCGCGGTTTTCTTCATGCTCGCGGCCGGCGCCACCTGGGTCTACCAGGTCTACAAGGGCCTCGGTATCGGCGGCTACGCCCACCCCGTCTTCTGGGGCGCTTACATCGTGACCTTCGTGTTCTGGGTGGGTATCGCTCACGCCGGCACGCTGATCTCGGCGATTCTGTTTCTGTTCCGCGCGAAATGGCGCAACGCGATCAACCGCAGCGCGGAGGCGATGACCGTCTTCGCGGTGCTCACGGCGGCCCAGTTCCTCGGGATCCACGTCGGCCGGATGTGGAAGTCCTACTTCATCCTGCCGTACCCGAACCAACGCGCGCTGTGGGTGAACTTCAAGAGTCCGCTCTTGTGGGACACCTTCGCGATCACCACCTACGCGACGATCTCGATCCTGTTCCTCTTCGTCGGGCTGATCCCCGACTTCGCGATCGCCCGCGACCGCGCCACCGGCTGGCGCAAGGGCCTCTACACCGTGCTCGCCCTCGGTTGGCAGGGCAAGTCGAGGCAGTGGAAGTCACACAACCGCACGGTGCTCCACCTGTCGGGTCTCGCGACCCCGCTGGTGCTCTCGGTCCACTCGGTGGTTTCCTGGGACTTCGCCATGTCGATCGTGCCCGGCTGGCACGCGACGGTCTTCGCACCGTACTTCGTGGCCGGCGCCATCTTCTCCGGCTTCGCGATGGTGCTGACGATGATGATCCCCGTCCGCCGCATCTTCGGCCTCGAGGAGTACATCACCGACTACCACTTCGAGAACATGTCGAGGTTCATCCTGCTGACCTCGATCATCGTCAGCTACGCCTACGCGGCCGAGTACTTCGTCGCCTGGTACAGCGGCGTCGAGGCCGAGCAGAGCTCGTTCTGGCTACGCGCCTTCGGCCCATACTGGATCTCGACGTGGGTGATGATCATCTGTAACGGCGTCGTCCCACAGATCTTGTGGTTCAAATGGGCGAGAACCCACATACCCACACTCTTCGTGGTGTCCGTGCTGATCAACATCGGCATGTGGTTCGAGCGCTACGTCATCATCATCTCAGGCTTGTCGCGCGAATACGATCCGGCCGTCTGGGGCGTCTACACACCCAGCTGGGCCGAGCTGATCATCGTTGCCGGAAGCTTCGGCTTCTTCTGTCAGTTCTTCCTACTCGCGCTCAAGGTGATCCCGATGATCGCCATCGCCGAGGTGAAGGAACTCGAGATCCACGCCAAGGCCCACGGCGAGGGAGGACACTGA
- a CDS encoding cytochrome c, with product MSTLSEVHSSRDAARKRGLRISRSFFVGTAFLLVFSVGCWEQWSDTWFPQMKRQKAQQAFEIVLFDEQVEGFVPPEGTVPAVGAPPPTWDPNDEPTQNALVNPRPMSLDSLENGKVAYEIYCATCHGDTGVGDGPVSMNGDLRGPFGGVLAIAGPASIAKIRSDGHIYSTIRYGRRRMPGYARIPSDDRWDIVNYIRYLNEQKGIGQ from the coding sequence TTGTCGACTCTCAGTGAGGTGCACTCGTCGCGGGATGCCGCGCGCAAGCGCGGCCTGCGGATCTCGCGATCCTTCTTCGTGGGCACTGCGTTCCTGCTCGTCTTCAGCGTCGGCTGCTGGGAGCAGTGGTCGGATACGTGGTTCCCGCAGATGAAGCGCCAGAAGGCGCAGCAGGCCTTCGAGATCGTCCTGTTCGACGAGCAGGTCGAGGGTTTCGTGCCGCCCGAGGGCACCGTACCGGCCGTCGGCGCGCCGCCGCCGACCTGGGACCCGAACGACGAGCCCACCCAGAACGCCCTGGTGAACCCTCGACCGATGTCGCTCGACTCCCTCGAGAACGGCAAGGTCGCCTACGAGATCTACTGCGCGACCTGCCACGGTGACACCGGCGTCGGCGACGGCCCGGTCAGCATGAACGGCGACCTGCGCGGTCCGTTCGGTGGTGTCCTGGCCATCGCAGGCCCGGCGAGCATCGCCAAGATCCGCAGCGACGGTCACATCTATTCGACGATCCGGTACGGACGTCGACGCATGCCCGGCTACGCCCGGATCCCTTCCGACGACCGCTGGGACATCGTCAATTACATCCGATACCTGAACGAGCAGAAGGGAATCGGCCAGTGA
- a CDS encoding acyl-CoA dehydrogenase family protein, whose amino-acid sequence MIDFEPDEEQQLIRETVHQFAANEVRPRARECDEAREVPRAVLQSAHELGLVANGIATEHGGGGERSAVTGVLIAEELAWGDLSIALAALSPSLSAIPVADFGAAGQQARWLPALTGAAFAPGSLAVVEPGFAADVFQPATSATPADGGFELRGQKCLVPWLAGDGPVWVSALGPDGPALYGMARDAAGLKAATEDNLGIQAFPTAELQLDGVMVAANAVLPVGPDGLAALLHRGRVALAAMAVGVARASFEVARDYAKEREAFGGPIATKQAIAFKLADMAIEIDAARLLTWEAAWRLDQGLPAGRETTLASRQAQRVALEVADGAVQVFGGHGYIRDYLPEMHLRNARGFSCFEALTLV is encoded by the coding sequence GTGATCGACTTCGAACCCGATGAAGAGCAGCAGCTGATCCGCGAGACCGTGCATCAGTTCGCCGCCAACGAGGTGCGCCCCCGCGCCCGCGAGTGCGACGAGGCGCGCGAGGTACCCCGCGCCGTGCTGCAGAGTGCACACGAGCTCGGACTGGTGGCGAACGGGATCGCGACCGAGCACGGAGGCGGCGGTGAACGCAGCGCCGTGACCGGCGTCCTGATCGCGGAGGAGCTCGCCTGGGGCGACCTGTCCATCGCGCTGGCGGCGCTTTCGCCGTCGCTGAGCGCCATCCCCGTCGCGGACTTCGGCGCGGCCGGGCAGCAGGCGCGCTGGCTTCCCGCCCTGACCGGTGCGGCCTTCGCACCCGGCTCCCTCGCGGTCGTAGAACCGGGTTTTGCCGCCGACGTGTTCCAGCCGGCCACCTCCGCGACGCCCGCCGACGGCGGTTTCGAACTCCGGGGCCAGAAGTGCCTGGTGCCGTGGCTCGCCGGCGACGGCCCCGTCTGGGTCTCGGCGCTGGGCCCCGATGGACCGGCGCTGTACGGCATGGCGCGCGACGCAGCCGGGCTCAAGGCCGCCACCGAGGACAACCTGGGCATCCAGGCCTTCCCGACGGCCGAGCTCCAGCTGGACGGCGTGATGGTCGCCGCCAACGCCGTGCTCCCGGTTGGACCCGACGGGCTGGCCGCGCTGCTGCACCGCGGGCGCGTCGCCCTCGCGGCCATGGCGGTGGGCGTCGCGCGGGCCTCCTTCGAAGTGGCGCGCGACTACGCCAAGGAGCGCGAGGCGTTCGGCGGCCCGATCGCCACGAAGCAGGCGATCGCGTTCAAGCTCGCCGACATGGCGATCGAGATCGACGCGGCGCGTCTGCTCACCTGGGAAGCGGCCTGGCGACTCGACCAGGGCCTGCCGGCCGGGCGCGAGACCACACTGGCGTCGCGGCAGGCGCAGCGCGTCGCCCTCGAAGTCGCAGACGGCGCGGTCCAGGTCTTCGGCGGCCATGGCTACATCCGCGACTACCTGCCGGAAATGCACCTCCGCAACGCCCGAGGCTTCTCCTGCTTCGAGGCGCTCACACTCGTCTGA
- a CDS encoding PAC2 family protein: protein MRDVLTFHVEPQLRDATLIAAFEGWNDAGEAATGAARFLSDAIAAVPLAEIDGEPYLDFTVTRPWVRTDETGRRRVEWPGTHFSYGATGAACELVIARGAEPHLRWRDYCDQFAAVVTRLGIRRVVLLGAYVADVVYSRPVGVTGFADDEDRLHDIGVEPSRYEGPTGIVGVLGERLSSEGVEVLSLWAGLPHYISASPNPRGSLALVHKLRAALALAVDDEPLQQEAAAFEQKISALVSGDPELSEYVRQLKRREFAQ from the coding sequence GTGAGAGATGTCCTGACGTTTCACGTCGAGCCACAGCTCCGGGACGCGACGCTGATCGCGGCCTTCGAGGGGTGGAACGACGCCGGTGAGGCGGCGACCGGGGCGGCGCGTTTCCTGTCCGACGCGATCGCCGCGGTACCGCTCGCCGAGATCGACGGCGAGCCGTATCTCGACTTCACCGTGACGCGTCCGTGGGTGCGCACCGATGAGACCGGGCGGCGCAGGGTCGAGTGGCCCGGAACGCATTTCTCCTATGGAGCGACGGGCGCGGCGTGCGAACTCGTGATCGCGCGCGGTGCCGAACCCCACCTGCGTTGGCGCGACTACTGTGATCAGTTCGCGGCCGTCGTCACGCGCCTCGGGATCCGCCGAGTGGTGCTGCTCGGTGCTTACGTCGCCGACGTCGTGTACTCGCGTCCGGTCGGCGTGACGGGCTTCGCCGACGACGAGGACCGCCTGCACGACATCGGGGTCGAGCCGTCGCGCTACGAAGGCCCGACCGGAATCGTCGGAGTACTCGGCGAGCGGCTGTCGTCGGAGGGCGTCGAGGTGCTGAGTCTCTGGGCCGGGTTGCCGCACTACATCAGCGCGAGCCCGAACCCGCGCGGTTCGTTGGCCCTGGTGCACAAGCTCCGCGCGGCGCTCGCCCTCGCGGTCGACGACGAACCGCTCCAGCAGGAGGCGGCGGCCTTCGAACAGAAGATCTCTGCCCTGGTGTCGGGCGACCCGGAACTGTCCGAGTACGTGCGGCAGCTCAAGCGCCGCGAATTCGCGCAGTAG
- a CDS encoding cytochrome c3 family protein, whose amino-acid sequence MRHLAPTRPWILGALVVAAALVWMVAGFGGTPVQAADTDIRIAKSVCEAHELRALAEADPDLQIEIPREFATPWPTREACLSHTAAEDPDAPGPLQPIQFSHKHHAGMYEIECEYCHSGTDRSPAAGVPSVELCMGCHAQFPASYDELEGIQTLKKHWEEKKPIEWEQIHRLPEHVQFQHRAHIRAGFDCQRCHGNVEEYDKLPLVEDTIWWPWGLPSAKLEMGWCIDCHRENGATQDCYACHY is encoded by the coding sequence ATGAGACACCTCGCCCCGACGCGTCCTTGGATCCTTGGAGCTCTGGTCGTCGCGGCGGCCCTCGTATGGATGGTCGCGGGTTTCGGCGGGACACCGGTGCAAGCGGCGGACACGGACATCCGCATCGCGAAGAGTGTCTGCGAAGCCCACGAGCTCCGCGCCCTGGCCGAAGCCGACCCGGATCTCCAGATCGAGATTCCGCGCGAGTTCGCGACGCCCTGGCCCACCCGCGAGGCCTGCCTCTCCCACACGGCCGCGGAGGATCCCGACGCCCCGGGACCGCTCCAGCCGATCCAGTTCAGCCACAAGCACCACGCCGGCATGTACGAGATCGAGTGCGAGTACTGCCACTCGGGAACCGATCGCTCGCCGGCGGCCGGTGTTCCGTCCGTCGAGTTGTGCATGGGCTGCCACGCCCAGTTCCCCGCGAGCTACGACGAACTCGAAGGCATCCAGACGCTGAAGAAGCACTGGGAAGAGAAGAAGCCCATCGAGTGGGAGCAGATCCATCGGTTGCCCGAGCACGTGCAGTTCCAGCACCGCGCGCACATCCGCGCGGGCTTCGACTGCCAGCGTTGTCACGGCAACGTCGAGGAATACGACAAGCTGCCTCTGGTCGAGGACACCATCTGGTGGCCCTGGGGGTTGCCCTCGGCCAAGCTCGAGATGGGTTGGTGCATCGACTGCCACCGAGAGAACGGCGCGACGCAGGATTGCTACGCCTGCCACTACTAG
- a CDS encoding Trm112 family protein: MPISPTLLEILVCPETRQPVSEASDDVLGRINAEVEAGRLRNRGGEAVEKPLVEALIREDGRVIYPVDDGIPVMLIEQSIEVSAA; encoded by the coding sequence ATGCCCATCAGCCCCACCCTGCTCGAGATCCTCGTCTGCCCCGAGACGCGTCAGCCCGTGTCCGAGGCCAGCGACGACGTGCTCGGCCGCATCAATGCCGAAGTCGAGGCCGGACGCCTGCGCAATCGCGGCGGTGAGGCCGTCGAGAAGCCGCTCGTCGAGGCGCTGATCCGCGAGGATGGTCGCGTGATCTATCCGGTCGACGACGGCATCCCGGTCATGCTGATCGAACAGTCGATCGAGGTCTCCGCGGCGTAG